The nucleotide window TGGAACGAGGTCTTCACCAGCACGTACAGCGGGTAGCCGAGCAGGCCGGCCAGCAGCACGATGCTCGGCAGCACCAGGCCGTACGGCAGGGCGCCGGTGGCCCGGCGACGCGGGGTGCGGTGCAGCGGCGCCTCGTCCGGGAGGGCCGCGGTCGCCGGGACCGGGGGCACCGGACCCGCCCCGCCCGCACCGGTCGCCGCGACCGTGGCCGCGAGGTCGGCGGCGGCCCGGTCCGGACCGTCGCCGAGCGTCTCCACCGCCGTCCCGGAACCGGCCTGGTCCGGGACGGGATCGGCGGTGCGGGGTTCGGGATCCACGAATCCTCCTCGTCCGGGGGCTCGCCGTGATGCTGCCCGGCGACGAGCTCCTGGGTCCACGCGCGGGCCCCGGACCGGGATGTCCCGGTCCGGGGCCGCGTCCGGGTGGAGTACCGGCCGCCCGGCCCCGGCGGAGGGTCGGGCGGCCGGCAGGCTACGAGTTCAGCGTCTTGTTGATCGCGTCCGACGCGTCCTTCGTCGCGTCGGCCACGCTCTTCTTGCCGCTGAAGATCGAGACCAGCATGTCCTGCAGGACCGTGCCGCTCTCGACGTCGCCCCACTTCGGGCTGTTCGGAGTGGACCGGCTGTTCTTCGCCGCCGCGTCGAAGACCGAGAGCACCGGGTCGTTGGCGTGCAGGCTGAGCAGCGAGCTCGAGTTCGGGATCACGCCGCCGGTGGTGGCGAGGTCCGTCTGCGCCTTCGTGGTGGCCAGGATCTTGATCCAGTCGTACGCCAGGCCCTGGGCGTCGCTGCCCGCGGCGATCCCGAGGTTGGAGCCGCCCAGGAAGACCGGCGCGGTCTGGCCCGCGTTCTTGCTCGGCAGCGGGAACACGCCGATCTGGCCCTTGAGCGCCGGGTGCGCCTTCTCGATCGTGGCGACCTTCCAGCCCGCGTCGATCGTCGTGGCGGCCTTGCCCTCACCGAGCGGGACGGCCGGGTCGTTGTCGTTCTCGTTGCCGTTGACCGGCGCCTTCGAGTACTTGGTGACGATGTCCTTCAGCGCGGACAGGCCGGCCTGCGACTGCGGGCTGTCCAGCGCCGCCTTCCACTGGCCGTTGTCCTGGACCGCGACCTCGCCGCCCTCGTCCCAGATGAACGGCAGCGACGCGTACCAGTACTGGCCCGGGAAGTAGAGCGCGGAGAACTGCTTGTCCGTGCCGAACTTGGCCTGCACCTTGCCGAGGTCCGCGACGAACGTCGCGCGGTCGGTCGGCAGCGAGGTGATGCCGGCCTTGGCCCACAGGTCCTTGCGGTAGAGCACCGCGCGGTCACCGGCGTAGTACGGGATCGCGTAGAGCTTGCCGTCCAGGGTGCCGGCGTCGGTGAGGCCCTGCAGCCAGGTGCTGCCGCCGAGGTCGGCCTTCTTGTCCGACAGGTCCTGCAGACCGCCGGCGTCGGCGAACTTCGAGACCAGCGTGCTGCCGATCTCCAGCACGTCCGGCGGGTTGTTGCCGGCGAGCGCGGTCGTGGTCTTGGTCTGGATCTCGGACCACTGCTGGATCTGGACGTTGACCTTGGTGCCGGGGTGGGCCTGGTTGAACTGGGCATTGACCGCCTTGACGACCGAGTCCGGCGCGGAGCCGTTCATCAGCCAGACGGTGATGTCCTTCGCCTGCGCGTTGCCGCCGACCGACGCCGAGTCGGACGTGTCGCCGCCGTTGCTGCCGCACGCCGCGGCGAACAGTGCCACCGCCACGCCGGCCACGGCCGCCGTGCGCAATTTCCGATGCATCGCGGGATCCTCCTGGTGCGACTTGCTGCGGCCCGGGGACTGGTCCGTACTGGTCCAGACCAGTGGTGGGAAGATGGCACAAACGGCCGAACGGTGTCAAGGGCGGCCCGTACGGTGGGTTCATGACCTCGACCGACTCGCGGACGCTGCCCGACCACCTCGACGCCCTGTACGTCGGCGGAGCCTGGGTGCCGCCGACCGGGACCGAGACGCTGAGCGTGGTCAACCCGACGACCGAGGAGCAGCTGGCGACCGTGCCGGCCGGCACCGTCGCCGACGTCGACCGGGCCGTCCGCGCCGCCCGGGCCGCGTTCCCGGGCTGGGCCGCGACCCCGGTGGCCGAGCGGGCCGCGATGCTGTCCGCGCTCGCCGACGGCCTCACCGCGCGGGTGCCGGAGCTGGCCCAGCTCATCGCGCGCGAGGTCGGCTCGCCGCTGAAGTTCGCGACCTCGACCCAGGCCGGGCTGCCGACCGTGGTCATGCGCTCCTACGCCACGCTGGCGACCGAGTTCGCGTTCGAGGAGGAGATCGGCAACTCGCTGGTGCTGCGGGAGCCGATCGGCGTGGTCGGCGCGATCACGCCCTGGAACTACCCGTTGCACCAGGTCGTGGCCAAGGTCGCCGCCGCGCTCGCGGCCGGCTGCACGGTCGTGCTCAAGCCGACCGAGGTCGCCCCGCTGTCCGCGTACGTGCTGGCCGACGTCGCCGCGTCGGTGGGGCTCCCGGCCGGCGTGCTCAACATCGTGCCCGGCACCGGACCGGTCGTGGGCGAGGCGCTGGCCGCGCACCCGGACGTCGACATGGTCTCCTTCACCGGCTCGGTCCGGGCCGGCAAGCGGGTCCAGGAGGTCGCCGCGGGCACGGTCAAGAAGGTCGCGCTGGAGCTCGGCGGCAAGTCCGCGAACGTGATCCTGGACGACGCCGACCTCGCCAAGGCCGTCAAGGTCGGCCTGGCCAACTGTTTCCTCAACGGCGGCCAGACCTGCACGGCCTGGACCCGGATGCTGGTCCCCGAGTCGATGCACTCCGAGGCGGTCGAGCTGGCCGTGGACGGGACCGCGAAATACACGGTCGGTGACCCGCTGGCCGAGGGCACCCGGATCGGGCCGATGGTCTCCGCGGCCCAGCGCGACCGGGTCCGCGGCTACATCGAGAAGGGCGTCGCCGAGGGCGCGACGCTCGCCGCCGGCGGCCCGTCCGCGCCGCTCGACCGGGGCTTCTTCGTCCGGCCGACGGTCTTCGCCGCGGTCCGGCCGGAGGCCACGATCGCGCAGGAGGAGATCTTCGGGCCGGTGCTCTCGGTCATCCCGTACCGGTCGGAGGAGGAGGCGGTCGCGATCGCCAACGGCACGCCGTACGGGCTGGCCGGCGCGGTCTTCGCCGGTTCCCGGGACCGGGCGGTCGCGTTCGCGCGGAAGATGCGGACCGGGCAGGTCGTCGTCAACGGCGGCGCGTTCAACCCGGTCGCGCCCTTCGGCGGCTACAAGCAGTCCGGCACCGGGCGCGAGCTCGGCCGGTACGGCCTGGAGGAGTTCCTCGAGGTCAAGTCACTGCAGCTGTAGGTACGCCTTCTCCACGGCGTGCGTGGCGAACTCGCCGAAGTACGGCAGCTCCTTGGCGACCTCGTCGGCCGGGCGGCCGTTGCCGTACCCGTCCCGGGCCCGGGCCGCGAGGTCGGCCAGCTCGGCCCGCTGCGCCCGGACGTACTCGCGGTCGACGACGGCGCCGTGGCCGGGCACGACCGGGCCGTCGACCAGCTCGAGCAGCCCGTCCAGGGTGCCCGGCCAGTCCAGCGGGAAGCCGTCGCCGAACTGCGGCGGCGCGCCCTCCTCGACCAGGTCGCCGGCGATGAGCAGGTGCGCGTCCGGGACGGTGAGGACCAGGTCGCTGTCGGTGTGGCCGCGGCCGAGGTGGCGCAGCTGCACCGGCCGGCCGCCGACGCTCAGCGTGGCGACGTCGTCGACCAGCTCGTCCGGCGGGTCGATCCGGGTCGCCTCGATGTCGGCCGCCATCTCGTCCATCCCGGCATCGCGGTAGAGACCGAGGATCCGCTGCCGCATCTGCTCCCCGCTGCTCACCATCTCTTCGGCACAGCGCCGGTGGCCCCAGATCGTCGCCGGCCGGAACACGGCGTTGCCGAAGGTGTGGTCGAAGTGGAAGTGGGTGTTGACGACCGTCCACGGATGCGGCGTGACCGTGCGGACCGCCTCGGCCAGCTCGCGGCCCTGGGCCTCGCTGGCCCGGGTGTCGACGACCAGGCAGGCGCCCTCGCCGACGATCAGGCTGACGTTGAGGTCCATGCTCTGGTGCCGCCGGACGTACACCCGGTCGGCGACCTCCACCCAGGCGTCTTCCTCCGTCATCCGCGCTTCTCCGCGATCGTCACGTCCCCGGCGGCCCAGTGTGTCGGCTGGACCTCGCGCAGGATGACGCGCACGTTCTCCTGCGGGGCGCCGACGGAGTCGACCACCGCGGCGGTGAGTTTCGAGATGAGCGTGCGCAGCTGCTCGGGCGTACGGCCCTCGACCAGCGTGACCTCGACCAGTGGCATGGGTGCCATCTTGCCCGGCCGGGGAGACTGTCGGTCATGCGCGTCTACCTGGGGTCCGACCACGCCGGCTTCGAGCTCAAGGCGTACCTGATGGAGCACCTCGCCAAGAACGGGCACGAGCCCGTCGATTGCGGGGCCGGCTCGTACGACGCCGAGGACGACTACCCGCCGTTCTGCTTCGAGACCGGGCGGCGGGTGCTGGCCGACCCGGGCAGCCTCGGCGTCGTGATCGGCGGCTCCGGCAACGGCGAGCAGATCGCGGCCAACAAGGTGCCGGGGATCCGGGCCGCGCTGGCCTGGTCGGAGGAGACGGCCAAGCTCGGGCGGGAGCACAACGACGCCCAGGTCGTCGCGATCGGCGCCCGGATGCACACCCAGGACCAGGCCGCGACGCTGGTCGACACGTTCCTGGCGACGCCGTTCAGCCAGGGGGAGCGGCACCGGCGGCGGATCCGCCTGGTCGCCGAGTTCGAGGTCTCCACCGGCCGCCCACCCCGCCAGACCGCCCTCGGCCTCGACTGAGCTCCCTAGCGCGCTCCGGGCAGCGTGTCGGGCGGGACGTAGTGGCGGCGGACGATCACCACGTCCCGCTCGGCCGCGGCCAGGTCCTCGGCCGTGGGCCGGGCGGCGTCGCGGGCCCGCATCGCGCTGACGACGCCGACCTGCGACGGTCCGGCGCCGACGATCCCGCGCAAGCCCCGCTCCGCATCCGTACGCCGCGCCCGACTCTTCCGCCGTACCTCCCCGCCGGGCCGCGCAGCGCTCTCCCCGCCCGACCGCGCCCCTGCGCTCTCCTCGCCCGACCGCGCCCCGGCCGGGTCCGCCGGATCGACCGCCGAGCGCGGGTCGCTGCCGGGGTCGGCACCCGGCCGGCCCGCGCCCCCCGCGCCCGTCGGGTTCCCGAACCCAGCCGCAGCGTCAACCGCGGCGCTCGACGCGGCCAGCTCAGGCGCGGTGCCCGGCGCAGCCGGATCGGGCGGGGCGCCAGACGCGACGCTCGGCGCAGCCGGGTCAGCCGCGGAGCCGGACTGGGTGCTCGCCGCGGAGCCGGGCGGAGTGCTCGGCGCAGCCGGCGCCGGCGAGGAGCCAGGCGCGGTGCCCGGCGTAGCCGGATCAGCTGCGGCGTCGGGCGGAGTGCTCGGCGCAGCCGGATCAGCTGCGGCGTCGGGCGGAGTGCTCGGCGTAGCCGAATCAGGCGCCGGTCCGGCCGGGTCCGGTGCTCCGGGAGACTGCACGGGCGTACCGGCCCGGCGCCGTTCCCGGCGCCGGTGCCGCGGCGGGATCGGCTCGCTCACGGACCCACGATCCCGCGCCCCGATCACGAGCACAACCGGCTAGAAGACCTCCGGGCACCACGGCGCCCGCGCCCCCGCGAACGCCGCGCTCGTCGCCGCCAGCGCGCCCGGGGTCAGCTCGGAGACCAGCCCGGCCGCGCCGAGCCCGGCCAGCGTCGGCCCGCCCAGATATGCCCCGCCGAGCCCGGTCGAGGACAACGCCAGATCGGCCGGGTCGGACGTCGGCTCGCAGGTCGCCCCGCTCGCGTCCCCGGACAGCCGCCAGCGCCCCGCGTTCCACGGGCAGAACTCGTCCCGGACGTCGAGCACCACGTCCACCGCCGCCGAGTACGTCCGCGTCGCCAGCGCCCGGCCCACGTCGGCCAGCCGGATCCAGAGCGAGTCGTACACCCACGCCTCCAGCGCCCGGCTGTCGGCCATCATGTGCTGCAGCGGGTCGTCCAGCGGCGCCCGCCGCCGGATCACGTTCGGCACCAGGTCGATCCCGGACAGGAACGTCCACAGCGCCGCGTACGCCTCCGGGGTCGCCGCGAACACGTCGTCGACCCGCAGCTCGCTCTCGTTGCGCCGCGGTGTCCCGTCCTGCTTGGTCCGGTACGTCGCGTAGCCGGTGACGGTCCCGTCCTGCTCGGTGTGCAGCGCGTGCCGCCGGGCGCTGGCGCCGGCGCGGATGTGCGCGGGGTCGGCGATCATCCGGTCGGCCCAGGCCCCGGGCCGGGACAGGAAGCCTGGTGTGACCTCCCGCAACGCCTCGTACACGGCAGCCTCGGCCGGCTTGGCCTGCTCGGCGGGGACCAGCGTGACCCGCCCGGTCCCGGTGGGCACGTCCGGGCGCAGCCGCAGCCGGTGCTTCTCCCCGGTCCAGGCCAGCTGGCGGGCGGCGATGCCGTATCCGAAGCGGCCGTAGATGGTCGCCTCGGAGGCCCACAGCGCGGCGACCGGCTCGCGCTGCTCCTCGTGCAGCTCGGTCAGCTCCCGGCGCATCATCGCGGTCAGCAGCCCGCGGCGCCGGTGCGTCGGCTGCACGGCCACCACGGTCACCGCGGCCACCGGCCGCGGCCCGCCGGGCACGGTCATGTCCCGGGTGTAGATCCCGGCGGTCGCGACGACCTGCCCGGCCTCGAACGTGGCCAGGCTGCGCTCGGGCTCGAAGACGGTGCCGAACGACTCGCGGTCGCGGTCGTCCGGGTCCTCGCCGAAGACCTCGGACAGGGTCCGGTAGAAGGCAGGCAGCTCCGTACGGTCGATGGGGCGCAGCTCGAGGTCGGTCATGCCGTCTTTCCTACTCCCGGGCTCTGACATGACGCGATCGGTTTGCCGGTCCGCCCGGCTCACCTCGGCATCGATTCGGCGCTGTCCGTACTCGCCGGTCACCTCTGCTCGCTACTGTGCGCGCGGTCATGGTGTGGAATCTGTGGGGACGGTTCGCCGGCGGCGTGCAGCGGCTGCGCTGGCTGCTCGGCGATCCCGGCGTGACCGCGGCGCTGATCGCGCTGGCCGGCCTGCTCGCGCTGGCCTCCCTGGTGTTCCCGACCCAGCTGCGCCCGGCCTCGACGCTGGCGATTCCGGTGCTGCTGGGCGGGCTCGCGCTGCC belongs to Mycobacteriales bacterium and includes:
- a CDS encoding 2-hydroxymuconate tautomerase produces the protein MPLVEVTLVEGRTPEQLRTLISKLTAAVVDSVGAPQENVRVILREVQPTHWAAGDVTIAEKRG
- a CDS encoding ribose-5-phosphate isomerase, producing MRVYLGSDHAGFELKAYLMEHLAKNGHEPVDCGAGSYDAEDDYPPFCFETGRRVLADPGSLGVVIGGSGNGEQIAANKVPGIRAALAWSEETAKLGREHNDAQVVAIGARMHTQDQAATLVDTFLATPFSQGERHRRRIRLVAEFEVSTGRPPRQTALGLD
- a CDS encoding MBL fold metallo-hydrolase, producing MTEEDAWVEVADRVYVRRHQSMDLNVSLIVGEGACLVVDTRASEAQGRELAEAVRTVTPHPWTVVNTHFHFDHTFGNAVFRPATIWGHRRCAEEMVSSGEQMRQRILGLYRDAGMDEMAADIEATRIDPPDELVDDVATLSVGGRPVQLRHLGRGHTDSDLVLTVPDAHLLIAGDLVEEGAPPQFGDGFPLDWPGTLDGLLELVDGPVVPGHGAVVDREYVRAQRAELADLAARARDGYGNGRPADEVAKELPYFGEFATHAVEKAYLQLQ
- a CDS encoding aldehyde dehydrogenase family protein, with amino-acid sequence MTSTDSRTLPDHLDALYVGGAWVPPTGTETLSVVNPTTEEQLATVPAGTVADVDRAVRAARAAFPGWAATPVAERAAMLSALADGLTARVPELAQLIAREVGSPLKFATSTQAGLPTVVMRSYATLATEFAFEEEIGNSLVLREPIGVVGAITPWNYPLHQVVAKVAAALAAGCTVVLKPTEVAPLSAYVLADVAASVGLPAGVLNIVPGTGPVVGEALAAHPDVDMVSFTGSVRAGKRVQEVAAGTVKKVALELGGKSANVILDDADLAKAVKVGLANCFLNGGQTCTAWTRMLVPESMHSEAVELAVDGTAKYTVGDPLAEGTRIGPMVSAAQRDRVRGYIEKGVAEGATLAAGGPSAPLDRGFFVRPTVFAAVRPEATIAQEEIFGPVLSVIPYRSEEEAVAIANGTPYGLAGAVFAGSRDRAVAFARKMRTGQVVVNGGAFNPVAPFGGYKQSGTGRELGRYGLEEFLEVKSLQL
- a CDS encoding GNAT family N-acetyltransferase; this translates as MTDLELRPIDRTELPAFYRTLSEVFGEDPDDRDRESFGTVFEPERSLATFEAGQVVATAGIYTRDMTVPGGPRPVAAVTVVAVQPTHRRRGLLTAMMRRELTELHEEQREPVAALWASEATIYGRFGYGIAARQLAWTGEKHRLRLRPDVPTGTGRVTLVPAEQAKPAEAAVYEALREVTPGFLSRPGAWADRMIADPAHIRAGASARRHALHTEQDGTVTGYATYRTKQDGTPRRNESELRVDDVFAATPEAYAALWTFLSGIDLVPNVIRRRAPLDDPLQHMMADSRALEAWVYDSLWIRLADVGRALATRTYSAAVDVVLDVRDEFCPWNAGRWRLSGDASGATCEPTSDPADLALSSTGLGGAYLGGPTLAGLGAAGLVSELTPGALAATSAAFAGARAPWCPEVF
- a CDS encoding sugar ABC transporter substrate-binding protein, encoding MHRKLRTAAVAGVAVALFAAACGSNGGDTSDSASVGGNAQAKDITVWLMNGSAPDSVVKAVNAQFNQAHPGTKVNVQIQQWSEIQTKTTTALAGNNPPDVLEIGSTLVSKFADAGGLQDLSDKKADLGGSTWLQGLTDAGTLDGKLYAIPYYAGDRAVLYRKDLWAKAGITSLPTDRATFVADLGKVQAKFGTDKQFSALYFPGQYWYASLPFIWDEGGEVAVQDNGQWKAALDSPQSQAGLSALKDIVTKYSKAPVNGNENDNDPAVPLGEGKAATTIDAGWKVATIEKAHPALKGQIGVFPLPSKNAGQTAPVFLGGSNLGIAAGSDAQGLAYDWIKILATTKAQTDLATTGGVIPNSSSLLSLHANDPVLSVFDAAAKNSRSTPNSPKWGDVESGTVLQDMLVSIFSGKKSVADATKDASDAINKTLNS